Proteins encoded by one window of Rhodospirillales bacterium RIFCSPLOWO2_02_FULL_58_16:
- a CDS encoding cell division protein FtsZ, with translation MSIKLSIPGGNDTNNLKPRITVIGVGGAGGNAVNNMISSVLEGVDFVVANTDAQALAQSRAERRIQMGSGTTQGLGAGARPEIGRAAAEESIDEILEQIKGSNMVFIAAGMGGGTGTGAAPVIAKTAREHGILTIGVITKPFHFEGAKRMTIAEGGVREMGQFVDTLIVIPNQNLFRVANEKTTFADAFKMADGVLYSGVRGVTDLMVMPGLINLDFADIRSVMGDMGKAMMGTGEADGERRALDAAEAAISNPLLDDTTMKGAKGVLINITGGSDMTLFEVDEAANRVREEVDVNACITFGSTFDESLAGRMRVSVVATGMDMEAMARPTPVMINLAHAVGKPTASARHEEEQKEIGRAFAPAVAESTVEEPAAMVNEGELPSPMIEVEAVKSADDAEAHIPATPSVGSADPFIPSAPVEPITGINPESIDPFAAAAMANGGPKAGLKAEIKAVKSMGLSLFERVTGTGRAAKPSHNVVATLKPPVKVNAPESAADNEGEQKLLGGLDSNDRISTCQVEVDLLDIPAFLRRQAN, from the coding sequence ATGAGCATTAAACTGAGCATCCCCGGCGGCAACGATACCAACAATCTGAAACCCCGCATAACCGTTATCGGCGTCGGCGGCGCCGGCGGCAATGCCGTCAACAACATGATTTCCTCGGTATTGGAGGGCGTCGATTTCGTCGTCGCCAACACCGACGCTCAAGCCTTGGCCCAGTCACGCGCCGAGCGCCGCATTCAAATGGGAAGCGGCACTACCCAAGGTCTGGGCGCCGGGGCGCGGCCGGAAATCGGACGGGCGGCGGCGGAAGAAAGCATCGATGAAATTCTCGAACAGATCAAAGGCTCGAATATGGTGTTCATCGCCGCCGGAATGGGCGGCGGAACCGGCACCGGCGCCGCGCCGGTGATCGCCAAAACGGCCCGCGAACACGGGATTTTGACCATCGGCGTGATCACCAAGCCTTTCCATTTCGAGGGCGCAAAACGCATGACCATCGCCGAAGGAGGCGTCAGGGAAATGGGGCAGTTCGTCGATACCCTGATCGTCATCCCCAACCAGAACCTGTTTCGCGTCGCCAACGAAAAGACAACCTTTGCCGACGCCTTCAAGATGGCCGACGGCGTACTCTACTCCGGCGTACGGGGAGTCACCGATTTGATGGTGATGCCGGGCCTGATCAACCTCGACTTCGCCGATATCCGCTCGGTCATGGGCGACATGGGCAAGGCGATGATGGGAACCGGCGAGGCCGACGGCGAAAGACGCGCCCTTGACGCCGCCGAAGCGGCAATCTCGAACCCGCTGCTGGACGACACCACGATGAAGGGGGCAAAAGGCGTGCTTATCAACATCACCGGAGGCTCCGATATGACGCTGTTTGAGGTGGATGAAGCCGCCAACAGGGTTCGCGAGGAAGTGGACGTCAACGCCTGCATTACCTTCGGCTCCACCTTCGATGAAAGCCTGGCCGGCAGAATGCGCGTCTCGGTAGTGGCCACCGGCATGGACATGGAGGCGATGGCCAGGCCCACGCCCGTCATGATCAATCTGGCCCATGCGGTCGGCAAGCCCACGGCCTCCGCCCGCCATGAGGAAGAACAGAAAGAAATCGGCAGGGCCTTTGCGCCGGCCGTCGCCGAAAGCACGGTCGAGGAACCGGCGGCGATGGTGAATGAAGGCGAATTGCCGTCGCCGATGATCGAAGTTGAGGCGGTGAAATCGGCGGACGACGCCGAAGCGCATATCCCTGCAACGCCGTCTGTCGGCTCCGCCGACCCCTTTATTCCTTCGGCGCCGGTAGAGCCGATTACCGGGATAAATCCCGAATCAATCGATCCCTTCGCCGCCGCCGCAATGGCTAACGGCGGTCCCAAGGCCGGACTTAAGGCCGAAATAAAAGCGGTCAAGTCAATGGGATTGAGCCTTTTTGAACGGGTTACCGGCACCGGCCGCGCCGCCAAACCCTCTCATAATGTAGTTGCGACGCTGAAGCCTCCCGTGAAGGTCAATGCGCCGGAAAGCGCCGCCGACAATGAAGGCGAACAGAAGCTTCTCGGAGGACTCGATTCCAATGACCGAATCTCGACCTGTCAGGTCGAAGTTGATCTGCTTGATATTCCGGCGTTTTTACGCCGACAGGCTAACTGA
- a CDS encoding D-alanine--D-alanine ligase, with product MSKHIAILMGGWSAEREISLLSGAAVSNALRKAGYRTTPIDIQRDMGALMTHLYPRPDAVFNALHGRFGEDGCVQGLLNILDIPYTHSGVLASALAMDKPMAKRLFADAGIPVAEHKVVRRDEAAAGDVMDRPYVIKPLNEGSSVGVRIVRDEDGAAPFTKSDCPFGNYVMVERFVPGRELTVAVMGDRALGVTEITTRHSFYDYAAKYAKGGSVHVLPADLKAEVYDEAMRLALKAHQALGCRGVSRADFRYDGNTLFILEVNTQPGMTDTSLTPEQAAHAGISFEELVSWMVENAECDR from the coding sequence ATGAGCAAACATATTGCGATTCTTATGGGAGGCTGGTCGGCCGAACGGGAGATCTCGTTGCTTAGCGGCGCCGCCGTCTCCAACGCCTTGCGAAAGGCCGGTTACCGCACCACGCCCATCGACATCCAGCGCGACATGGGGGCCTTGATGACTCATCTGTACCCTCGCCCCGACGCCGTGTTTAACGCGCTGCACGGACGCTTCGGCGAGGACGGCTGCGTACAGGGCCTACTCAACATCCTGGATATCCCCTATACCCATTCGGGCGTGCTGGCCTCGGCCCTGGCCATGGACAAGCCGATGGCCAAGCGCCTGTTCGCCGACGCCGGAATCCCCGTCGCCGAACACAAGGTAGTGCGCCGCGACGAGGCCGCCGCCGGCGATGTCATGGATCGGCCTTATGTCATAAAGCCGTTGAATGAAGGCTCCAGCGTCGGCGTTCGCATTGTCCGCGACGAGGACGGCGCCGCCCCCTTTACCAAATCCGATTGTCCGTTCGGCAATTACGTCATGGTCGAGCGATTCGTGCCGGGAAGGGAACTCACCGTGGCGGTAATGGGCGACAGGGCGTTGGGCGTCACCGAGATTACCACCAGACACAGCTTCTACGACTACGCCGCGAAGTACGCCAAAGGCGGCTCCGTCCATGTATTGCCGGCGGACCTTAAGGCCGAAGTCTACGACGAGGCTATGCGCCTTGCCCTGAAAGCCCATCAGGCGCTCGGCTGCCGGGGAGTTTCCAGAGCCGATTTTCGCTACGACGGTAATACCTTGTTCATTCTTGAGGTCAATACTCAGCCGGGAATGACCGATACATCGCTGACGCCCGAGCAGGCGGCCCATGCGGGCATCTCATTTGAAGAGCTTGTTTCCTGGATGGTGGAGAACGCGGAGTGCGACCGGTGA
- a CDS encoding cell division protein FtsA yields MKKGKKKIKARNGLIAALDVGTTKVCCFIARCEPGNDPLTGAKDGSGNKLRVVGVGHHASKGLRCGAVVDMDAVESSIRSSVEAAEKMAGENINRVIINLSCGAPKSRLIAYEVTIDGHEIGNSDLRRILDTSGLVKKLPADHELVHTIPVGYSIDGTRGVRDPRGMFGERLGVNMHVVTAASGAVRNLTNSVARCHLDIEAKVVSPYASALSCLVDDEKQLGAALIDMGGGATGISVFFDGELVHTDIIEIGGIHVTSDIAKGISTPVTHAERMKTLYGNVIPSASDDREVIRAPLIGDEKGADSCQVPRSMLVGIIRPRLEETLEMARSRLDDAGFGKVAGRMVLVGGASQLPGIHELAGRIFNKQVRMGRPFPIDGLAESMCGPAFATCAGLLKFAAGGSVENSSRAYRPVEEPSGRLDRLGQWLRENF; encoded by the coding sequence ATGAAAAAGGGAAAGAAGAAAATCAAGGCCCGTAACGGGCTGATCGCAGCGCTGGATGTAGGCACCACGAAGGTATGCTGCTTCATTGCCCGTTGTGAACCCGGAAACGACCCCTTGACGGGGGCCAAAGACGGATCGGGAAATAAATTGCGGGTGGTCGGCGTCGGCCATCACGCCTCCAAAGGGCTTCGCTGCGGCGCCGTCGTTGACATGGACGCCGTGGAAAGCTCCATTCGCTCCTCCGTCGAGGCCGCCGAAAAAATGGCCGGAGAAAACATCAACCGGGTGATTATCAACCTGTCTTGCGGCGCGCCCAAGTCAAGATTGATTGCTTATGAAGTCACCATCGACGGCCATGAAATCGGTAATTCCGATCTGCGCCGCATCCTCGACACCTCGGGGCTGGTGAAGAAATTGCCCGCCGATCATGAATTGGTCCACACCATTCCGGTAGGCTACAGCATTGACGGCACTCGCGGCGTTCGCGATCCGCGCGGCATGTTCGGCGAGCGGCTGGGCGTCAACATGCATGTGGTCACCGCCGCCTCCGGCGCCGTGCGCAACCTGACCAACAGCGTTGCGCGCTGCCATCTGGACATCGAAGCCAAGGTGGTCTCCCCGTACGCCTCGGCCCTTTCCTGTCTGGTTGACGATGAAAAACAATTAGGCGCGGCGCTCATCGACATGGGCGGCGGCGCCACCGGCATTTCGGTGTTTTTCGACGGCGAACTTGTCCACACCGACATCATTGAGATAGGCGGCATTCACGTTACCAGCGACATTGCCAAAGGGATATCAACGCCGGTAACTCATGCCGAACGGATGAAGACCCTTTACGGAAACGTAATTCCCTCAGCGTCCGACGACCGCGAAGTAATCAGGGCGCCGCTGATCGGCGATGAGAAAGGCGCCGACTCCTGTCAGGTGCCGCGCTCGATGCTGGTCGGGATCATTCGTCCTCGCCTTGAGGAAACCCTTGAAATGGCGCGCAGCCGACTGGATGACGCCGGGTTCGGCAAAGTTGCCGGCCGCATGGTGCTGGTCGGCGGCGCCAGCCAACTGCCGGGCATCCATGAACTCGCCGGCAGAATCTTTAACAAGCAGGTGCGCATGGGACGCCCCTTCCCCATTGACGGACTGGCGGAATCCATGTGCGGCCCGGCGTTCGCCACCTGCGCCGGGCTGTTGAAATTCGCCGCCGGCGGATCGGTGGAAAATTCGAGCAGAGCCTATCGGCCGGTTGAAGAGCCGAGCGGCCGCCTCGACAGACTCGGCCAATGGCTACGAGAGAATTTTTAA
- a CDS encoding UDP-3-O-[3-hydroxymyristoyl] N-acetylglucosamine deacetylase — MVKQKTLKTSINCAGVGLHSGDKVVMTLIPAEENSGIRFKRMDIAAAGASIQASWDNVVDTRMNTTIGNADGVTIGTVEHLMAALAGCGVDNVLIEINGQEVPIMDGSAAPFVFLIECAGIVEQSAPRRFIKLHKPVLVSDGDCVASLVPGNGFSFGFEIDFESRAVSRQSFSLGMINGSFKKELARARTFGFLHEVEPLRAAGLAKGGSLDNVVVISGDKVLNEGGLRFDDEFVRHKVLDAVGDLYLAGAPVIGGFNGICSGHAATSRLLHAMFADKEAWSFVTMSVNEAESLTGEGEWFESKTSAIAATA; from the coding sequence ATGGTCAAGCAGAAAACGCTTAAGACATCCATCAATTGCGCCGGCGTCGGTCTGCATTCCGGCGACAAGGTCGTCATGACCCTGATCCCCGCCGAGGAAAACAGCGGCATTCGCTTCAAACGCATGGACATTGCCGCAGCCGGCGCCTCGATTCAGGCCTCCTGGGACAATGTAGTCGATACAAGGATGAACACCACCATCGGCAATGCCGACGGGGTCACGATCGGCACCGTTGAACACTTGATGGCGGCTCTCGCCGGGTGCGGCGTTGATAACGTCCTGATCGAGATCAACGGGCAGGAAGTTCCCATTATGGACGGCAGCGCCGCGCCTTTCGTATTTCTGATTGAATGCGCCGGCATTGTTGAACAGTCGGCCCCGCGCCGCTTTATCAAACTGCACAAGCCGGTCCTGGTCAGTGACGGGGACTGCGTAGCCTCGCTGGTTCCCGGCAACGGCTTCTCTTTCGGCTTCGAGATTGATTTTGAAAGCCGGGCGGTGTCCCGCCAGTCCTTCTCGCTCGGCATGATCAACGGATCGTTCAAGAAAGAGCTGGCCCGCGCCCGCACCTTCGGCTTCCTGCACGAGGTCGAGCCTTTGCGGGCCGCCGGATTGGCCAAGGGCGGATCGCTTGACAATGTCGTTGTCATCAGCGGCGACAAAGTGCTCAATGAGGGCGGGCTGCGTTTTGATGATGAATTCGTCCGCCACAAAGTTCTGGATGCGGTCGGCGACCTGTATCTGGCCGGCGCTCCCGTCATCGGCGGCTTCAACGGCATCTGCTCCGGACATGCCGCCACCAGCCGTCTGCTTCATGCCATGTTCGCCGACAAGGAAGCCTGGAGTTTCGTTACGATGAGCGTCAACGAGGCCGAATCGCTCACCGGCGAAGGCGAATGGTTTGAAAGCAAGACATCGGCAATCGCCGCCACCGCCTGA
- a CDS encoding UDP-N-acetylenolpyruvoylglucosamine reductase translates to MMAAHKHSPSLIKRLPVVRGRYSADAALSRITWFKVGGPAEVMFRPADIDDLSAFLAAKPSDVAVTVIGVASNLLVRDGGVRGVVVRLGRGFSDIKIKGTEIHAGAAALDVNVAAAARDAGIGGLEFLSGIPGTIGGALRMNAGAFGSEIKDCIVSAKALDGSGAAHDLAPEDMNFTYRHCGVAEDWTFISAVLRGQPEDRGVIARRIDKIAAERRADQPMRTPTGGSTFANPPGMKAWELIDRAGCRGLSRGGAVVSEKHCNFLINAGNATAADLEGLGEEIRRRVFAVAGIKLQWEIRRIGVPDLSQIGEAES, encoded by the coding sequence ATGATGGCGGCGCATAAACATTCCCCCTCCCTGATTAAGCGGTTGCCGGTTGTGCGCGGCCGCTATAGCGCGGACGCGGCGCTGTCGAGGATCACCTGGTTCAAGGTCGGCGGTCCCGCCGAGGTCATGTTCCGGCCGGCCGACATTGATGACCTGTCTGCTTTTCTGGCGGCCAAACCGTCCGATGTCGCCGTTACCGTTATCGGCGTCGCCTCGAATCTTCTGGTGCGGGACGGCGGAGTTCGCGGCGTAGTGGTGCGCCTGGGCCGGGGCTTCTCCGACATCAAAATCAAGGGAACGGAAATTCACGCCGGCGCGGCGGCCCTGGACGTCAATGTCGCCGCCGCCGCCCGCGACGCCGGCATCGGCGGACTGGAATTTCTCAGCGGCATTCCCGGAACCATAGGCGGGGCGCTGCGAATGAACGCCGGCGCCTTCGGCTCCGAGATCAAGGATTGCATCGTCTCCGCCAAGGCGCTCGACGGGAGCGGCGCCGCTCATGACCTCGCCCCGGAAGACATGAATTTCACCTACCGCCATTGCGGCGTCGCCGAGGATTGGACATTCATCTCCGCCGTACTGCGCGGACAACCCGAAGACAGAGGCGTCATTGCGCGGCGCATCGACAAAATCGCCGCCGAGCGCCGGGCCGACCAGCCGATGCGCACGCCTACCGGCGGCAGCACCTTCGCCAATCCGCCCGGCATGAAAGCCTGGGAGCTTATCGACCGCGCCGGATGCAGAGGATTGAGTCGCGGCGGCGCCGTGGTTTCCGAAAAGCACTGCAACTTTCTCATCAATGCCGGCAACGCGACGGCCGCCGACCTGGAAGGTCTGGGCGAGGAAATCCGCCGTCGGGTGTTTGCGGTCGCCGGGATCAAACTGCAATGGGAAATCCGCCGCATCGGCGTTCCCGATCTGAGTCAAATCGGAGAGGCCGAATCATGA